In Coffea eugenioides isolate CCC68of chromosome 4, Ceug_1.0, whole genome shotgun sequence, the genomic stretch TCATCAGAATAATAGCGCATTAGGAATAATTTAGGTCCCATGTTTAAGATGTACTATATGCAGAAATCGGCTGATATAGATTTGCACCATGTTTTAATTTATGAATTATTATGCGATAATTGTCTGAACCGTTTGGCTAATTATAATCAGTAAGGCAAAGTTTTCATCAACCTTGGAATAAAAAAATTTAGGTAAAAAGCAACATGGATCCGGAAAAAATATTTGACATTATTGTGTTTTTAAATgtagagaaaaaaaattgtccTTGGTTTAATGTGTACATGTAGTGATTGAAATGATGTATCCTCTAAAGGTTTCTTTAATATCATTTTTAACTCTTGCACCAAATTTTGTTCAAtcttaaaaaaaggaaatgattaAACTAAGCAGGGCATTAAAATggtaacacttttttttttttttttttgataaaatagaaaatagtaATACATATTGTTAATGGGTTTTGTTGAGGGGAAACCGCTCTATCACAAAATCccaagaaccaaaaaaaaaaggagtgaGATTTCCCAAAAAATCGAGTCAATTAGATTAATAAAAAGTACCATTTAAGGTGAGctagattttcttttcttttcttttttctttttcatataaaaaaatcaagttcacttaaagattttttttttaaaaaaaatgttgaacTCTATTTCACTTGAAAAtctcaaaaacaaaaagagaactccagaaaaataaataaacaaaaagttGAACTGGATTTTCAAGAAATCGATTTCACttgaatcaaatacaaaagaaaagggaacaACGTTACGAGGAATGGCAAACCGTTGTCCGGAGGAAAATGGCAAAACGTCGGGtccgtcttcttcttcttccctccAAATTCCGTTCTATCCGGCAATGCAAATTCCTCTGTTCCCTCCCTTCCGCCCCGCCCCTCCACAATGAAACTGCCGCGAATGAAGCTGCCCACGCAACAGACGAAAATCTCCAGCAACACCTTCGAAAGCTTCGAATATTACTGCAACAGAACCGCACCGAAACTGCAAAGAGACTCCTCAACACTCTCATTCACTCCAATTCAGCTTCTCAACTCTACACCCTCTACTCCCTATCCTCGCCTCCTCCTACAAAACCCATCTTTTCTAGCTTTCTTTTATCGTTTTATGCCGAGTTAAAGCTCCCCGATGAGGCCACTGAGGTCTATGATTTAATCAAAAGAGACGGCAACTTTCCTTCTCTTTACGCTTTTAACCTGTTTCTTGAATCATTGGTTAGTTCTGGGAAGTATAATAAGACCCTGGAAGTGTTTTTAGATGCTGTAAATTCGGGTATTCGAGTTGATAAGTTTAGCTATGGTAAGGCTATACAATCGGCTGTGAAGTTGGGGGATTTGGAGGGAGCAGTGGAGCAAATGCGGCGCATGAGAAAATGTGGAATAAAGCCTAATGGGTTTGTTTATAATGTTGTGATCGGGGGTTTGAGTAAAGAAGGGAGGGTGGCGGATGCGCGGAAACTGTTTGATGAAATGGTTGATAGAAGAGTGTTGCCGAAAAGGGTGACTTATAATACTCTCATTGATGGATATTGTAAAGCAGGGGACTTGGAGGAGGCGTTTAATATGAGGGAGAGGATGAAAAATGATAATGTGGAGGCTAATGTTGTCACATATAATACGTTGCTTGGTGGGCTTTGTAGGGCGGCAAGGATGGAGGAGGCAGGAAGAGTGTTAGAGGAAATGAAGGTTCATGGGTTTGTTCCAGATGCATTCACGTATAGCATACTGTTTGATGGGCATTTGAGGTCTGGAAATACAGATGCTTCATTGGCTTTGTATGAAGATGCTGGTCGTAGAGGGGTGCAGTTGAATGAGTATACCTACGGCGTTTTGGTTAATGGATTGTGTAAGGAAGGGAAAATGGATGAGGCCGAGGAATTAATGAAGCATTTGATGGAAAATGGGGTTGTTCCTACGAAGGTAATGTTTAATGCTATGGTTGATGGGCACTGCAGAGAAGGCAACAAAGAAAAGGTGCTTTTAACAATTGGAGAAATGGAGAAATTTGGGTTGAGGCCTGATTGGATCACATTTAATACAGTGATCAACATGTTCTGCAGAGCATCCGAGATGGatcatgcaaatgaatggattaAGAAGATGATTGAGAAGGGAATTAGTCCCAATCTAGAGACATATAACACCCTGATTCAGGGCTATGGGCGAAATTGTCAGTTTGAGAGGTGTTTTCAGATTCTTGAGGAAATGAaagacaatcaaataaatcccAACGTTGTTACTTGTGGTTCTTTAGTAAACTCCTTATGCAAGGATGGTAGGCATCTGGAAGCTGAAGTGATACTCAGGGATATGATATGTAGAGGGGTTCTGCCAAATGCTCAAATTTACAA encodes the following:
- the LOC113767947 gene encoding pentatricopeptide repeat-containing protein At5g12100, mitochondrial-like; translation: MAKRRVRLLLLPSKFRSIRQCKFLCSLPSAPPLHNETAANEAAHATDENLQQHLRKLRILLQQNRTETAKRLLNTLIHSNSASQLYTLYSLSSPPPTKPIFSSFLLSFYAELKLPDEATEVYDLIKRDGNFPSLYAFNLFLESLVSSGKYNKTLEVFLDAVNSGIRVDKFSYGKAIQSAVKLGDLEGAVEQMRRMRKCGIKPNGFVYNVVIGGLSKEGRVADARKLFDEMVDRRVLPKRVTYNTLIDGYCKAGDLEEAFNMRERMKNDNVEANVVTYNTLLGGLCRAARMEEAGRVLEEMKVHGFVPDAFTYSILFDGHLRSGNTDASLALYEDAGRRGVQLNEYTYGVLVNGLCKEGKMDEAEELMKHLMENGVVPTKVMFNAMVDGHCREGNKEKVLLTIGEMEKFGLRPDWITFNTVINMFCRASEMDHANEWIKKMIEKGISPNLETYNTLIQGYGRNCQFERCFQILEEMKDNQINPNVVTCGSLVNSLCKDGRHLEAEVILRDMICRGVLPNAQIYNVLIDEHCRRGNIKDAFSLLDEMLKSELPPTLVTYNTLISGLCKRGRVTEAEELALKIISIGLHPDVITYNSLISGYSKAGNTWKCFELYEKMKASGVKPTLSTYHPLIAQCKAEKQGQMLLEKIVQEMSDINLIPDRVLYNELLHCYVNHGKVQKAFSLQSEMVERGIPPDRMTFNVLILGSFKECEVEKAKDLFDGMRAGGLIPNADTYNTLIAGHCKLKDFVGAYIWYRAMLECGLYPTNTVCIELLAGLREEGKLEEIRIICSEMSVKGLNEWSMSEDFPAATEV